One window of the Alligator mississippiensis isolate rAllMis1 chromosome 5, rAllMis1, whole genome shotgun sequence genome contains the following:
- the CCDC106 gene encoding coiled-coil domain-containing protein 106 isoform X5 → MNSMKTQLHMALERNSWLQKRIEDLEEERDFLRCQLDKFISSAKVDAEDHCRSKQPLRRSDATDSRNGEVTDNDSVASSLSANTEEGSSTERKKQKQKGGVNRRRLIKPKTRERQRVKDADGVLCRYKKILNTFQKLKSMSRAFEHHRVDRNTVALTTPIAELLIVAPEKLAEDSLLPPAMKEPSAEHVTGKSMGTPVAFMHDPTTLNLSGSPAAPGRSVQFRQGQLVCSLFELGCVQAEVLGRGLWLGRRWLRL, encoded by the exons ATGAACAGCATGAAGACACAGCTGCACATGGCCCTCGAGCGCAACTCATGGCTACAGAAGCGCATCGAGGACCTGGAGGAGGAGCGTGACTTCCTGCGCTGCCAACTCGACAAGTTCATCTCCTCTGCAAAGGTGGATGCTG agGACCACTGCcgcagcaagcagcccctgcgGCGCTCAGACGCAACTGACAGCCGGAATGGGGAGGTGACTGACAATGACAGTGTGGCCTCCTCGCTCAGCGCCAACACTGAGGAGGGTAGCTCCACTGAGCgcaagaagcagaagcagaagggaggggtCAACCGGCGGCGCCTCATCAAGCCCAAGACTCGAGAGCGCCAGAGgg TCAAGGACGCAGATGGGGTGCTGTGCCGCTACAAGAAGATTTTGAACACCTTCCAGAAGCTAAAAAGCATGAGCCGGGCCTTTGAGCACCACCGCGTGGACCGCAACACAGTGGCGCTGACCACACCCATTGCTGAGCTGCTTATCGTGGCACCTGAGAAGCTGGCTGAG GACTCTCTACTGCCCCCAGCGATGAAGGAGCCTTCGGCAGAGCATGTGACTGGCAAAAGCATGGGGACCCCTGTAGCTTTTATGCATGATCCCACCACCCTCAACCTTAGTGGttcacctgctgctccaggtagGAGCGTCCAGTTTAGGCAGGGTCAGCTTGTGTGCTCACTTTTTGAGCTGGGGTGTGTCCAGGCAGAAGTGTTGGGGAGGGGACTGTGGTTGGGGAGGAGATGGTTGAGGCTATAG
- the CCDC106 gene encoding coiled-coil domain-containing protein 106 isoform X1 — MNERTTCRRSVKKDDETYEISIPFEETPHIEPQILYSLSPPPNNFEELPELPSPSLALMNSMKTQLHMALERNSWLQKRIEDLEEERDFLRCQLDKFISSAKVDAEDHCRSKQPLRRSDATDSRNGEVTDNDSVASSLSANTEEGSSTERKKQKQKGGVNRRRLIKPKTRERQRVKDADGVLCRYKKILNTFQKLKSMSRAFEHHRVDRNTVALTTPIAELLIVAPEKLAEDSLLPPAMKEPSAEHVTGKSMGTPVAFMHDPTTLNLSGSPAAPGRSVQFRQGQLVCSLFELGCVQAEVLGRGLWLGRRWLRL, encoded by the exons ATGAACGAGCGGACAACCTGTAGGCGGTCAG TGAAGAAGGATGATGAGACTTACGAGATTTCCATCCCCTTTGAGGAGACACCCCACATTGAACCCCAGATCTTATATAGCCTCAGCCCCCCCCCGAACAACTTCGAAG AGCTGCCCGAGCTGCCCTCGCCCTCCCTGGCACTGATGAACAGCATGAAGACACAGCTGCACATGGCCCTCGAGCGCAACTCATGGCTACAGAAGCGCATCGAGGACCTGGAGGAGGAGCGTGACTTCCTGCGCTGCCAACTCGACAAGTTCATCTCCTCTGCAAAGGTGGATGCTG agGACCACTGCcgcagcaagcagcccctgcgGCGCTCAGACGCAACTGACAGCCGGAATGGGGAGGTGACTGACAATGACAGTGTGGCCTCCTCGCTCAGCGCCAACACTGAGGAGGGTAGCTCCACTGAGCgcaagaagcagaagcagaagggaggggtCAACCGGCGGCGCCTCATCAAGCCCAAGACTCGAGAGCGCCAGAGgg TCAAGGACGCAGATGGGGTGCTGTGCCGCTACAAGAAGATTTTGAACACCTTCCAGAAGCTAAAAAGCATGAGCCGGGCCTTTGAGCACCACCGCGTGGACCGCAACACAGTGGCGCTGACCACACCCATTGCTGAGCTGCTTATCGTGGCACCTGAGAAGCTGGCTGAG GACTCTCTACTGCCCCCAGCGATGAAGGAGCCTTCGGCAGAGCATGTGACTGGCAAAAGCATGGGGACCCCTGTAGCTTTTATGCATGATCCCACCACCCTCAACCTTAGTGGttcacctgctgctccaggtagGAGCGTCCAGTTTAGGCAGGGTCAGCTTGTGTGCTCACTTTTTGAGCTGGGGTGTGTCCAGGCAGAAGTGTTGGGGAGGGGACTGTGGTTGGGGAGGAGATGGTTGAGGCTATAG
- the CCDC106 gene encoding coiled-coil domain-containing protein 106 isoform X3, producing the protein MGVKKDDETYEISIPFEETPHIEPQILYSLSPPPNNFEELPELPSPSLALMNSMKTQLHMALERNSWLQKRIEDLEEERDFLRCQLDKFISSAKVDAEDHCRSKQPLRRSDATDSRNGEVTDNDSVASSLSANTEEGSSTERKKQKQKGGVNRRRLIKPKTRERQRVKDADGVLCRYKKILNTFQKLKSMSRAFEHHRVDRNTVALTTPIAELLIVAPEKLAEDSLLPPAMKEPSAEHVTGKSMGTPVAFMHDPTTLNLSGSPAAPGRSVQFRQGQLVCSLFELGCVQAEVLGRGLWLGRRWLRL; encoded by the exons ATGGGAG TGAAGAAGGATGATGAGACTTACGAGATTTCCATCCCCTTTGAGGAGACACCCCACATTGAACCCCAGATCTTATATAGCCTCAGCCCCCCCCCGAACAACTTCGAAG AGCTGCCCGAGCTGCCCTCGCCCTCCCTGGCACTGATGAACAGCATGAAGACACAGCTGCACATGGCCCTCGAGCGCAACTCATGGCTACAGAAGCGCATCGAGGACCTGGAGGAGGAGCGTGACTTCCTGCGCTGCCAACTCGACAAGTTCATCTCCTCTGCAAAGGTGGATGCTG agGACCACTGCcgcagcaagcagcccctgcgGCGCTCAGACGCAACTGACAGCCGGAATGGGGAGGTGACTGACAATGACAGTGTGGCCTCCTCGCTCAGCGCCAACACTGAGGAGGGTAGCTCCACTGAGCgcaagaagcagaagcagaagggaggggtCAACCGGCGGCGCCTCATCAAGCCCAAGACTCGAGAGCGCCAGAGgg TCAAGGACGCAGATGGGGTGCTGTGCCGCTACAAGAAGATTTTGAACACCTTCCAGAAGCTAAAAAGCATGAGCCGGGCCTTTGAGCACCACCGCGTGGACCGCAACACAGTGGCGCTGACCACACCCATTGCTGAGCTGCTTATCGTGGCACCTGAGAAGCTGGCTGAG GACTCTCTACTGCCCCCAGCGATGAAGGAGCCTTCGGCAGAGCATGTGACTGGCAAAAGCATGGGGACCCCTGTAGCTTTTATGCATGATCCCACCACCCTCAACCTTAGTGGttcacctgctgctccaggtagGAGCGTCCAGTTTAGGCAGGGTCAGCTTGTGTGCTCACTTTTTGAGCTGGGGTGTGTCCAGGCAGAAGTGTTGGGGAGGGGACTGTGGTTGGGGAGGAGATGGTTGAGGCTATAG
- the CCDC106 gene encoding coiled-coil domain-containing protein 106 isoform X2, with translation MNERTTLKKDDETYEISIPFEETPHIEPQILYSLSPPPNNFEELPELPSPSLALMNSMKTQLHMALERNSWLQKRIEDLEEERDFLRCQLDKFISSAKVDAEDHCRSKQPLRRSDATDSRNGEVTDNDSVASSLSANTEEGSSTERKKQKQKGGVNRRRLIKPKTRERQRVKDADGVLCRYKKILNTFQKLKSMSRAFEHHRVDRNTVALTTPIAELLIVAPEKLAEDSLLPPAMKEPSAEHVTGKSMGTPVAFMHDPTTLNLSGSPAAPGRSVQFRQGQLVCSLFELGCVQAEVLGRGLWLGRRWLRL, from the exons ATGAACGAGCGGACAACCT TGAAGAAGGATGATGAGACTTACGAGATTTCCATCCCCTTTGAGGAGACACCCCACATTGAACCCCAGATCTTATATAGCCTCAGCCCCCCCCCGAACAACTTCGAAG AGCTGCCCGAGCTGCCCTCGCCCTCCCTGGCACTGATGAACAGCATGAAGACACAGCTGCACATGGCCCTCGAGCGCAACTCATGGCTACAGAAGCGCATCGAGGACCTGGAGGAGGAGCGTGACTTCCTGCGCTGCCAACTCGACAAGTTCATCTCCTCTGCAAAGGTGGATGCTG agGACCACTGCcgcagcaagcagcccctgcgGCGCTCAGACGCAACTGACAGCCGGAATGGGGAGGTGACTGACAATGACAGTGTGGCCTCCTCGCTCAGCGCCAACACTGAGGAGGGTAGCTCCACTGAGCgcaagaagcagaagcagaagggaggggtCAACCGGCGGCGCCTCATCAAGCCCAAGACTCGAGAGCGCCAGAGgg TCAAGGACGCAGATGGGGTGCTGTGCCGCTACAAGAAGATTTTGAACACCTTCCAGAAGCTAAAAAGCATGAGCCGGGCCTTTGAGCACCACCGCGTGGACCGCAACACAGTGGCGCTGACCACACCCATTGCTGAGCTGCTTATCGTGGCACCTGAGAAGCTGGCTGAG GACTCTCTACTGCCCCCAGCGATGAAGGAGCCTTCGGCAGAGCATGTGACTGGCAAAAGCATGGGGACCCCTGTAGCTTTTATGCATGATCCCACCACCCTCAACCTTAGTGGttcacctgctgctccaggtagGAGCGTCCAGTTTAGGCAGGGTCAGCTTGTGTGCTCACTTTTTGAGCTGGGGTGTGTCCAGGCAGAAGTGTTGGGGAGGGGACTGTGGTTGGGGAGGAGATGGTTGAGGCTATAG
- the CCDC106 gene encoding coiled-coil domain-containing protein 106 isoform X4: protein MNERTTCRRSVKKDDETYEISIPFEETPHIEPQILYSLSPPPNNFEELPELPSPSLALMNSMKTQLHMALERNSWLQKRIEDLEEERDFLRCQLDKFISSAKVDAEDHCRSKQPLRRSDATDSRNGEVTDNDSVASSLSANTEEGSSTERKKQKQKGGVNRRRLIKPKTRERQRVKDADGVLCRYKKILNTFQKLKSMSRAFEHHRVDRNTVALTTPIAELLIVAPEKLAEVGEFDPSKERLLEYSRRCFLALDDETLKKVQALKKSKLLLPITYRFKR, encoded by the exons ATGAACGAGCGGACAACCTGTAGGCGGTCAG TGAAGAAGGATGATGAGACTTACGAGATTTCCATCCCCTTTGAGGAGACACCCCACATTGAACCCCAGATCTTATATAGCCTCAGCCCCCCCCCGAACAACTTCGAAG AGCTGCCCGAGCTGCCCTCGCCCTCCCTGGCACTGATGAACAGCATGAAGACACAGCTGCACATGGCCCTCGAGCGCAACTCATGGCTACAGAAGCGCATCGAGGACCTGGAGGAGGAGCGTGACTTCCTGCGCTGCCAACTCGACAAGTTCATCTCCTCTGCAAAGGTGGATGCTG agGACCACTGCcgcagcaagcagcccctgcgGCGCTCAGACGCAACTGACAGCCGGAATGGGGAGGTGACTGACAATGACAGTGTGGCCTCCTCGCTCAGCGCCAACACTGAGGAGGGTAGCTCCACTGAGCgcaagaagcagaagcagaagggaggggtCAACCGGCGGCGCCTCATCAAGCCCAAGACTCGAGAGCGCCAGAGgg TCAAGGACGCAGATGGGGTGCTGTGCCGCTACAAGAAGATTTTGAACACCTTCCAGAAGCTAAAAAGCATGAGCCGGGCCTTTGAGCACCACCGCGTGGACCGCAACACAGTGGCGCTGACCACACCCATTGCTGAGCTGCTTATCGTGGCACCTGAGAAGCTGGCTGAGGTGGGCGAATTTGACCCCTCCAAGGAGCGGTTGCTGGAGTATTCACGCCGCTGCTTCTTGGCTCTTGATGACGAGACCCTCAAAAAGGTGCAGGCCCTTAagaaaagcaagctgctgctgcccatcaccTACCGCTTCAAGCGGTGA